In the Bradyrhizobium guangzhouense genome, one interval contains:
- the accD gene encoding acetyl-CoA carboxylase, carboxyltransferase subunit beta produces the protein MNWLTNVVRPKIRNMLRRETPENLWIKCPDSGQLVFYKDVEANQFVIPGSNYHMRMGAVARLKSIFDNETWFDVALPDVTPDPLKFRDEKKYVDRIKDARARTNLNDAIKVGYGKLEGAGVVVAVQDFDFMGGSLGMAAGEAIVRGLELAVEKKSPFIVFAASGGARMQEGILSLMQMPRTTVAVQMLREAKQPYIVVLTNPTTGGVTASYAMLGDVQIAEPGALIGFAGARVIEQTIREKLPEGFQRAEYLKEHGMVDMVVHRHELRPTLARLCRLLTRAPALDGASKSVQPVTTPAQIVSAPETAPAAPHA, from the coding sequence ATGAACTGGCTTACCAATGTGGTCCGGCCGAAGATCCGCAACATGCTGCGGCGGGAGACGCCGGAGAATCTCTGGATCAAGTGCCCGGATTCCGGACAGCTCGTGTTCTACAAGGACGTCGAGGCCAACCAGTTCGTCATTCCCGGCTCGAACTACCACATGCGCATGGGCGCGGTGGCGCGGCTGAAGTCGATCTTCGACAACGAGACCTGGTTCGACGTCGCCCTGCCCGACGTGACGCCGGATCCGCTGAAGTTCCGCGACGAGAAGAAGTATGTCGACCGCATCAAGGATGCCCGGGCGCGCACCAATCTGAACGATGCGATCAAGGTCGGCTACGGCAAGCTCGAAGGCGCCGGCGTGGTCGTCGCCGTGCAGGATTTCGATTTCATGGGCGGCTCGCTCGGCATGGCCGCGGGCGAAGCCATCGTCCGCGGGCTCGAGCTCGCGGTCGAGAAGAAGTCGCCCTTCATCGTGTTCGCCGCCTCGGGCGGCGCGCGCATGCAGGAAGGCATCCTGTCGCTGATGCAGATGCCGCGCACCACCGTCGCGGTGCAGATGCTGCGCGAGGCCAAGCAGCCCTACATCGTCGTTCTGACCAACCCGACCACCGGCGGCGTCACCGCATCCTATGCGATGCTGGGCGATGTGCAGATCGCCGAGCCCGGCGCGTTGATCGGCTTTGCCGGCGCGCGCGTGATCGAGCAGACCATCCGCGAGAAGCTGCCGGAAGGTTTCCAGCGCGCCGAATATCTGAAAGAGCACGGCATGGTCGACATGGTCGTGCATCGCCACGAGCTGCGTCCGACGCTGGCGCGGCTGTGCCGGCTGCTGACCAGGGCGCCGGCGCTTGATGGCGCCTCGAAATCGGTCCAGCCGGTGACGACCCCGGCGCAGATCGTATCGGCTCCCGAGACGGCCCCGGCCGCGCCGCACGCGTGA
- the trpA gene encoding tryptophan synthase subunit alpha — MTTRIDTRFAELKKQGRAAFVTYVMAGDPDPTTSLEIVKALPKAGSDVIELGIPFTDPMADGPSIQAAGLRALKVGMTLKKTLDLVRGFRKVDNVTPLVLMGYYNPIYIYGVDKFLADAKSSGVDGLIIVDLPPEEDDELCIPALKAGLNFIRLATPTTDDKRLPAVLTNTSGFVYYVSIAGITGAAAADANVVGQAVARIKRHTGLPICVGFGIRTPEAARAIAEKADGSVVGTALVDALKNSLDAEGRATAKTVNAVAELTAALAQGVKAAKQAAE, encoded by the coding sequence GTGACCACGCGTATCGACACCCGTTTCGCCGAGCTGAAGAAGCAGGGCCGCGCGGCCTTTGTCACCTATGTGATGGCGGGCGATCCCGATCCCACGACGTCGCTCGAGATCGTCAAGGCGCTGCCAAAGGCCGGCTCCGACGTCATCGAGCTCGGCATTCCCTTCACCGATCCGATGGCGGACGGTCCCTCGATTCAGGCGGCAGGTTTGCGCGCGCTCAAGGTCGGCATGACCTTGAAGAAGACGCTCGATCTCGTGCGCGGCTTCCGCAAGGTGGACAACGTCACGCCGCTGGTGCTGATGGGCTATTACAATCCGATCTACATTTACGGCGTCGACAAGTTCTTGGCGGATGCCAAGTCGTCAGGCGTTGACGGCCTCATCATCGTCGATCTGCCGCCGGAGGAAGACGACGAGCTCTGCATTCCCGCGCTGAAGGCGGGGCTGAACTTCATTCGCCTGGCGACCCCGACCACCGACGACAAGCGCCTGCCCGCAGTGCTCACGAACACCTCGGGCTTTGTCTATTACGTCTCGATCGCCGGCATCACCGGTGCAGCAGCAGCGGATGCCAATGTCGTCGGTCAGGCCGTCGCGCGCATCAAGCGGCATACCGGGCTGCCGATCTGCGTCGGCTTCGGCATCCGAACGCCGGAGGCGGCGCGCGCCATTGCCGAGAAGGCCGATGGTTCGGTGGTCGGCACCGCGCTGGTCGACGCGCTCAAGAACAGCCTCGATGCCGAGGGACGGGCAACCGCCAAAACCGTTAACGCCGTGGCCGAGCTGACTGCGGCCCTGGCCCAGGGCGTCAAGGCCGCCAAACAAGCGGCCGAATAG
- the trpB gene encoding tryptophan synthase subunit beta, whose amino-acid sequence MNIAKPNSYRSGPDERGHFGIFGGRFVAETLMPLILDLEKAYTAAKADPAFQAEMNGYLKNYVGRPSPLYFAERLTEHLGGAKIYLKREELNHTGSHKVNNVLGQIMLARRMGKKRIIAETGAGQHGVATATLCARFGLECVVYMGAVDVERQQPNVIRMEMLGAKVFPVQSGTRTLKDAMNEALRDWVTNVHNTFYCIGTVAGPHPYPTLVRDFQSIIGNETKTQMQEVEGRLPDSLVACIGGGSNAMGLFHPFLDDPSVEIFGVEAAGHGLTQLHAASIAGGRPGVLHGNRTYLLMDADGQIQDAHSISAGLDYPGIGPEHSWLHEVGRVNYLSATDDEALAAFQLLSKLEGIIPALEPAHAIAKVMELAPKRPKDHLMVVNLSGRGDKDVPQVGDILRGKSK is encoded by the coding sequence ATGAACATCGCCAAACCAAATTCCTATCGCAGCGGCCCGGACGAGCGCGGCCATTTCGGCATCTTCGGCGGACGCTTCGTCGCCGAAACCCTGATGCCGCTGATCCTCGATCTGGAGAAGGCCTACACCGCGGCCAAGGCCGATCCGGCGTTTCAGGCCGAGATGAACGGCTATCTGAAGAACTACGTCGGCCGACCCTCGCCGCTGTATTTCGCGGAGCGTCTCACCGAGCATCTCGGCGGTGCCAAGATCTACCTGAAGCGCGAAGAGCTCAACCACACCGGCTCGCACAAGGTGAACAACGTGCTCGGCCAGATCATGCTGGCGCGGCGCATGGGCAAGAAGCGCATCATCGCCGAGACCGGCGCCGGCCAGCATGGCGTTGCCACCGCGACGCTGTGCGCGCGCTTTGGCCTGGAATGCGTGGTCTATATGGGCGCCGTCGACGTCGAGCGGCAGCAGCCCAACGTCATCCGCATGGAGATGCTGGGCGCCAAGGTGTTCCCGGTGCAGTCGGGCACGCGCACGCTGAAGGATGCCATGAACGAGGCGCTGCGCGATTGGGTCACCAACGTGCACAACACGTTCTACTGCATCGGCACGGTGGCGGGCCCGCATCCCTATCCGACGCTGGTGCGCGACTTCCAGTCGATCATCGGCAACGAGACCAAGACCCAGATGCAGGAGGTCGAGGGCCGCCTGCCGGATTCGCTGGTCGCCTGCATCGGCGGCGGCTCCAACGCCATGGGCCTGTTCCATCCGTTCCTCGACGATCCCAGCGTCGAAATCTTTGGCGTCGAAGCCGCGGGCCACGGGCTCACGCAACTGCATGCCGCTTCGATCGCAGGCGGCCGTCCCGGCGTGCTCCATGGCAACCGCACCTATCTGCTGATGGATGCCGACGGCCAGATCCAGGACGCGCATTCGATTTCCGCCGGCCTCGACTATCCCGGCATCGGCCCGGAGCATTCGTGGCTGCATGAGGTTGGCCGCGTCAATTATCTCTCCGCGACCGATGACGAGGCGCTCGCCGCGTTCCAGCTGCTTTCCAAGCTCGAAGGCATCATCCCCGCGCTCGAGCCCGCACACGCCATCGCCAAGGTGATGGAGCTCGCGCCGAAGCGGCCGAAAGACCACCTGATGGTCGTCAATCTCTCCGGCCGCGGCGACAAGGACGTCCCCCAGGTCGGCGACATCCTGAGGGGCAAGAGCAAGTGA
- a CDS encoding phosphoribosylanthranilate isomerase has translation MSLLVKICGLSTRETLQTALDAGADMVGFVFFPPSPRHVSLETGRELGRQVKKRALKVALTVDADDATLDNIMDALSPDIFQLHGRESVARLRDIKQKFGRPVMKAVPVATSADLAVLPGYAAVADRILFDARAPKDATRPGGLGAPFDWHLLENLELDLPYMVSGGLDAENLAEAVRITRAGGVDVSSGVESAPGVKDPELIKAFIRAARATRELSVR, from the coding sequence ATGTCCCTGCTCGTCAAGATCTGTGGCCTGTCCACGCGCGAGACGCTTCAAACGGCGCTCGATGCGGGCGCCGACATGGTGGGCTTCGTGTTCTTTCCGCCCTCGCCGCGGCACGTCTCGCTGGAGACGGGGCGCGAACTCGGCCGGCAGGTGAAAAAGCGCGCACTGAAAGTGGCGCTCACGGTCGATGCCGACGATGCCACGCTCGACAACATCATGGACGCGCTGTCGCCCGACATCTTCCAGCTCCACGGCCGGGAGAGCGTGGCGCGCTTGCGCGACATCAAGCAGAAGTTCGGCCGCCCGGTGATGAAGGCGGTACCGGTTGCAACATCCGCGGATCTCGCCGTGCTGCCCGGCTATGCCGCGGTCGCCGATCGCATCCTGTTCGATGCCCGGGCGCCGAAGGATGCGACCCGCCCCGGCGGCTTGGGCGCGCCCTTCGATTGGCATCTGCTGGAAAACCTGGAGCTCGATCTGCCGTATATGGTTTCGGGCGGCCTTGATGCCGAAAACCTCGCCGAGGCCGTTCGCATCACCCGTGCCGGCGGCGTCGACGTCTCCTCCGGTGTCGAGAGCGCCCCCGGTGTGAAAGACCCGGAGCTGATCAAGGCCTTCATTCGCGCCGCGCGCGCCACTCGAGAGTTGAGCGTTCGATGA
- a CDS encoding lipopolysaccharide assembly protein LapA domain-containing protein, with protein MRKFLTALIVIPLGLILVTFAVANRHFVTVSFDPFMAADPALSVTLPLFLLLILVAAVGVIAGGCAVWFGQRHWRRAARRHEADARAVRSELAGLRAQTAPAKPEAQRLPVPSGVGLYGAIGRDKQRATL; from the coding sequence ATGCGAAAATTCCTGACCGCGCTGATCGTGATTCCGCTGGGTCTCATCCTGGTGACGTTCGCCGTCGCCAACCGGCATTTCGTCACTGTCTCCTTCGATCCCTTCATGGCGGCCGATCCGGCCCTGTCGGTCACGCTGCCGCTGTTTCTCCTGCTGATCCTGGTGGCTGCCGTGGGCGTCATCGCCGGCGGCTGCGCCGTCTGGTTCGGCCAGCGGCACTGGCGGCGTGCCGCACGCCGGCATGAGGCCGATGCCCGGGCCGTAAGGAGCGAACTGGCCGGCCTGCGGGCCCAGACGGCCCCGGCAAAGCCCGAGGCCCAGCGCCTCCCGGTGCCCTCAGGGGTCGGCCTTTACGGGGCCATCGGGCGAGACAAGCAGCGCGCGACGTTGTAG
- a CDS encoding integration host factor subunit beta produces the protein MIKSELVQRIAEHNPHLYQRDVENIVNAILEEIVAALARGDRVELRGFGAFSVKHRPARAGRNPRTGAHVPVDQKSVPFFKTGKEMRERLNRDHPDPGAPD, from the coding sequence ATGATCAAATCCGAACTTGTTCAGCGTATCGCCGAGCACAACCCGCATCTGTACCAGCGGGATGTCGAGAACATTGTGAATGCGATTCTCGAAGAGATCGTAGCGGCACTCGCACGCGGTGACCGCGTCGAGCTGCGCGGCTTCGGCGCTTTCTCGGTCAAGCATCGCCCCGCCCGCGCCGGCCGCAATCCGCGCACCGGCGCCCATGTCCCCGTCGATCAGAAGAGCGTTCCGTTCTTCAAGACCGGCAAGGAAATGCGCGAGCGGCTCAACCGCGACCATCCGGATCCGGGCGCGCCCGATTAA
- the sppA gene encoding signal peptide peptidase SppA: MSLDSDIIVDRRRIRRKLTFWRVMAALIAIAAIAGIAMIATPGARGSFVSAGSIARVQIEGLIRSDAERTHALERLENSQAAAVIVHINSPGGTTAGSEQLYDSLTRLKAKKPLVVVVEGLAASGGYITAIASDHIIAQQSSLVGSIGVLFQFPNFTELLKTIGVKVEEVKSTPLKAAPNGFEPTSPEARAALDALVKDSYAWFKDLVKQRRGMDDTQLEKVVDGRVFTGRQAIDLKLIDQLGDEKTAVTWLEEQKGVKKGLSVRDYKLEPRFGDLTFLKTAASVTLEALGFSAIAHQIEQTGLAQAVDRAGLDGMLALWEPAASN, encoded by the coding sequence ATGTCGCTCGATTCGGACATCATCGTCGATCGCCGCAGGATCCGCCGCAAGCTGACGTTCTGGCGCGTGATGGCCGCGCTGATCGCGATCGCCGCGATCGCGGGCATTGCGATGATCGCGACGCCTGGCGCGCGCGGCAGCTTCGTCTCCGCAGGCTCCATCGCGCGTGTGCAGATCGAGGGCCTGATCCGCAGCGATGCCGAGCGCACGCACGCGCTGGAGCGGCTGGAGAATTCGCAGGCCGCTGCCGTGATCGTTCACATCAATTCGCCCGGCGGCACCACCGCCGGCTCCGAGCAGCTCTATGATTCCCTGACGCGCCTGAAGGCGAAGAAGCCGCTGGTCGTCGTGGTCGAGGGCCTTGCGGCCTCCGGCGGCTACATCACCGCGATCGCAAGCGATCACATCATCGCCCAGCAAAGCTCGCTGGTCGGCTCGATCGGCGTGCTGTTCCAGTTTCCGAACTTCACCGAGCTGCTGAAGACCATCGGCGTCAAGGTCGAGGAGGTAAAATCCACGCCGCTCAAGGCCGCGCCCAACGGTTTTGAGCCGACCAGTCCGGAAGCGCGCGCGGCGCTGGATGCGCTGGTGAAGGATTCCTATGCCTGGTTCAAGGATCTGGTGAAGCAGCGCCGTGGCATGGATGACACGCAGCTCGAAAAAGTGGTCGATGGCCGCGTCTTCACGGGCCGCCAGGCGATCGATCTCAAGCTGATCGATCAGCTCGGCGACGAGAAGACCGCGGTGACCTGGCTCGAGGAGCAGAAGGGCGTCAAGAAGGGTCTTTCGGTGCGCGATTACAAGCTCGAGCCCCGCTTCGGCGACCTGACGTTCCTCAAGACCGCGGCCTCAGTAACGCTGGAAGCGCTTGGATTCAGCGCGATTGCGCATCAAATCGAGCAAACCGGCCTTGCGCAGGCGGTCGATCGTGCCGGGTTGGATGGAATGCTGGCCCTGTGGGAGCCGGCTGCGTCGAATTGA
- the rpsA gene encoding 30S ribosomal protein S1: MASTSADTYSPSRDDFAAMLDESFAGGNLQESSVVKGKVVAIEKDMAVIDVGLKTEGRVALREFSGPGRDSEIKVGDEVEVFLDRIENALGEAVLSRDKARREESWGKLEKAFQNNEKVTGVIFNQVKGGFTVDLDGAVAFLPRSQVDIRPIRDVAPLMNNAQPFQILKMDRRRGNIVVSRRTVLEETRAEQRQELVQNLEEGQVIDGVVKNITDYGAFVDLGGIDGLLHVTDIAWRRVNHPTEVLSIGQTVKVKIIKINHETHRISLGMKQLLDDPWQGIEAKYPLGARFTGRVTNITDYGAFVELEPGIEGLIHVSEMSWTKKNMHPGKIVSTSQEVDVQVLEVDSVKRRISLGLKQTMRNPWEVFVEGHPTGSVVEGEVKNKTEFGLFLGLEGDVDGMVHLSDLDWKLPGEQVIDNYKKGDMVKAVVLDVDVEKERISLGIKQLEGDPFAEPGDVKKGAVVTCEVLEVKESGIEVKIAGTDFSTFIKRSELARDRNDQRAERFAVGEKVDARVIQFDKKARKVQVSIKALEVAEEKEAIAQYGSSDSGATLGDILGTALKNRDSK, from the coding sequence ATGGCTTCGACTTCCGCTGATACCTATAGCCCGTCGCGTGACGATTTCGCCGCGATGCTCGACGAGTCCTTCGCAGGTGGCAACCTGCAGGAGAGCTCCGTCGTCAAGGGCAAGGTGGTTGCTATTGAAAAGGACATGGCCGTCATCGACGTCGGCCTGAAGACCGAAGGCCGCGTTGCGCTGCGCGAATTTTCCGGCCCCGGCCGTGACAGCGAAATCAAGGTTGGCGACGAGGTGGAAGTGTTCCTCGATCGCATCGAAAACGCCCTCGGCGAGGCCGTGCTGTCGCGCGACAAGGCGCGCCGCGAGGAGAGCTGGGGCAAGCTGGAGAAGGCATTCCAGAACAACGAGAAGGTCACGGGCGTCATCTTCAACCAGGTCAAGGGCGGCTTCACCGTCGACCTCGACGGTGCCGTTGCCTTTCTGCCGCGTTCGCAGGTCGACATCCGTCCGATCCGCGACGTTGCGCCGCTGATGAACAACGCGCAGCCGTTCCAGATCCTCAAGATGGACCGCCGCCGCGGCAACATCGTCGTGTCCCGCCGCACGGTTCTCGAAGAGACCCGCGCCGAGCAGCGTCAGGAGCTGGTGCAGAACCTCGAAGAGGGCCAGGTCATCGACGGCGTGGTCAAGAACATCACCGATTACGGTGCGTTCGTTGATCTCGGCGGCATCGACGGCCTGCTGCACGTCACCGACATCGCGTGGCGCCGCGTCAACCACCCGACCGAGGTGCTCTCGATCGGCCAGACCGTGAAGGTCAAGATCATCAAGATCAACCACGAGACGCACCGCATCTCGCTGGGCATGAAGCAGCTGCTGGACGATCCGTGGCAGGGCATCGAAGCCAAGTACCCGCTGGGTGCCCGCTTCACCGGCCGCGTCACCAACATCACCGACTACGGTGCGTTCGTCGAGCTCGAGCCGGGCATCGAAGGCCTGATCCACGTCTCCGAGATGTCGTGGACCAAGAAGAACATGCACCCCGGCAAGATCGTGTCGACCTCGCAGGAAGTCGACGTGCAGGTGCTGGAAGTCGATTCCGTCAAGCGCCGCATCTCGCTCGGCCTCAAGCAGACCATGCGCAACCCCTGGGAGGTCTTCGTCGAAGGTCACCCGACCGGTTCGGTGGTCGAGGGCGAAGTCAAGAACAAGACCGAGTTCGGTCTGTTCCTGGGCCTCGAGGGCGACGTCGACGGCATGGTCCATCTCTCCGACCTCGACTGGAAGCTTCCGGGCGAGCAGGTGATCGACAACTACAAGAAGGGCGACATGGTGAAGGCCGTGGTGCTCGATGTGGACGTCGAGAAGGAGCGCATCTCGCTCGGCATCAAGCAGCTCGAAGGCGACCCCTTCGCCGAGCCGGGCGATGTCAAGAAGGGCGCCGTCGTGACCTGCGAAGTGCTCGAAGTGAAGGAAAGCGGTATCGAGGTGAAGATCGCCGGGACCGACTTCTCGACCTTCATCAAGCGCTCGGAGCTCGCGCGTGACCGCAACGACCAGCGCGCCGAACGCTTCGCCGTCGGCGAGAAGGTCGATGCCCGCGTGATCCAGTTCGACAAGAAGGCCCGCAAGGTCCAGGTGTCGATCAAGGCGCTCGAAGTCGCCGAAGAGAAGGAAGCCATCGCGCAATACGGCTCCTCGGATTCGGGTGCGACGCTCGGCGACATCCTGGGCACCGCGCTCAAGAATCGCGACAGCAAGTAA
- the cmk gene encoding (d)CMP kinase, with amino-acid sequence MIIAIDGPAASGKGTLGKRLAHHYGYRHLDTGVIYRAVAYALMESGHDLRDEVAAVQAALELDPEKFGNPALKTQKAGEGASIVSAIPRVREVLVNFQRQFAADPPGAVLDGRDIGTVICPDADVKIFVVADPRVRARRRTMEAKARGEEADEAAVLADIIQRDERDKNRPIAPLKPAADAYLLDNSQLDIEGGVRAAIDIIEAVRAGRSRG; translated from the coding sequence ATGATCATCGCCATCGACGGACCCGCAGCTTCGGGCAAGGGCACGCTCGGCAAGCGCCTTGCCCATCACTACGGTTATCGTCATCTCGATACCGGCGTGATCTATCGCGCGGTCGCCTACGCCCTGATGGAATCAGGCCATGATCTCAGGGACGAGGTCGCCGCGGTGCAGGCCGCCCTGGAACTCGATCCGGAAAAATTCGGCAATCCCGCGCTAAAGACCCAGAAGGCCGGCGAGGGCGCTTCCATTGTCTCGGCCATCCCGAGGGTTCGCGAGGTCCTGGTCAATTTCCAGCGGCAATTCGCCGCCGATCCGCCCGGGGCGGTGCTGGACGGACGGGACATCGGAACCGTGATCTGCCCGGATGCCGACGTGAAGATCTTCGTCGTGGCCGACCCCAGGGTTCGGGCCCGCCGGCGCACCATGGAGGCCAAGGCGCGGGGCGAGGAGGCGGACGAGGCAGCCGTGCTGGCGGACATCATCCAGCGCGACGAACGGGACAAGAACCGGCCGATTGCGCCCTTAAAACCAGCGGCGGATGCTTACTTGCTAGATAACTCCCAACTGGATATAGAAGGCGGCGTCCGGGCCGCCATCGACATTATCGAGGCCGTCCGAGCGGGCCGGTCGCGGGGTTAA
- the aroA gene encoding 3-phosphoshikimate 1-carboxyvinyltransferase, with the protein MTHSDKPTPLKSSSSGPLTGKVRVPGDKSISHRALILGALAVGETRITGLLEGEDVLNTAKSMQALGAKVERTGDFAWKVNGVGVGGFAQPKAALDFGNSGTGCRLVMGAVAGCPISAIFDGDASLRSRPMRRILDPLEKMGAKVVSGGEGGRLPLTLQGARDPLPLTYKTPVASAQIKSAVLLAGVAAPGTTTVIENEASRDHTELMLKHFGADVTSIAEGAHGRRITLVGQPELHGATVIVPADPSSAAFPVVAALIVEGSDIVLSDVMTNPLRTGLFTTLREMGASIEESEVRGDAGEPMARLRVRASKLRGVEVPPERAPSMIDEYLVLAVAASFAEGTTIMRGLQELRVKESDRLEATADMLRVNGVKVTVSGDDLIVEGRGHVPGGGIVATHMDHRIAMSALVMGCASDQPVTVDDTAFIATSFPDFIPMMRSLGAEFS; encoded by the coding sequence TTGACCCATTCCGACAAGCCGACACCGCTGAAGTCGAGCTCGAGCGGTCCCCTGACCGGAAAAGTACGGGTGCCCGGAGACAAATCGATCTCCCACCGAGCCCTCATCCTGGGCGCGCTGGCGGTCGGCGAGACCCGCATTACGGGCCTGCTCGAGGGCGAGGACGTCCTCAACACCGCCAAATCCATGCAGGCCCTCGGCGCCAAGGTCGAGCGCACCGGCGATTTCGCCTGGAAGGTGAACGGCGTGGGTGTCGGCGGCTTTGCCCAGCCGAAGGCGGCGCTGGATTTCGGCAACTCCGGCACCGGCTGCCGGCTGGTCATGGGCGCCGTCGCCGGCTGCCCGATCTCGGCAATTTTCGACGGGGATGCCTCGCTGCGCAGCCGCCCGATGCGCCGGATCCTCGATCCGCTCGAAAAGATGGGCGCCAAGGTCGTCTCTGGCGGCGAGGGCGGCCGCCTGCCGCTGACCCTCCAGGGCGCGCGCGATCCGCTGCCGCTCACCTACAAGACCCCGGTCGCCTCGGCCCAGATCAAATCGGCGGTGCTGCTGGCGGGCGTCGCCGCGCCGGGCACCACCACCGTGATCGAGAACGAGGCCAGCCGCGACCACACCGAGCTGATGCTGAAGCATTTTGGTGCCGACGTCACTTCGATTGCCGAGGGCGCTCACGGCCGCCGCATCACGCTTGTTGGCCAGCCCGAGCTGCATGGCGCCACCGTCATCGTGCCCGCGGATCCCTCGTCGGCGGCTTTTCCTGTTGTCGCGGCATTGATCGTCGAAGGCTCGGACATCGTTCTCTCGGATGTCATGACCAATCCGCTCCGCACCGGCCTGTTCACGACGCTGCGTGAGATGGGCGCGTCCATCGAGGAAAGCGAAGTGCGCGGCGACGCCGGCGAGCCGATGGCGCGCTTGCGGGTACGCGCCTCAAAGCTGCGCGGCGTCGAGGTGCCGCCGGAGCGCGCGCCCTCGATGATCGATGAATATCTGGTGCTCGCCGTGGCGGCGTCGTTTGCCGAAGGCACCACGATCATGCGGGGCCTGCAGGAGCTCCGCGTCAAGGAATCCGACCGGCTCGAGGCCACCGCCGACATGCTTCGCGTCAACGGCGTGAAGGTCACCGTCTCCGGCGACGATCTGATCGTCGAGGGGCGCGGCCATGTCCCCGGCGGCGGTATCGTCGCCACGCATATGGACCATCGTATCGCGATGTCGGCGCTGGTGATGGGCTGCGCCTCCGACCAGCCGGTGACCGTCGACGACACTGCGTTCATCGCGACCAGTTTCCCTGACTTCATTCCAATGATGCGTTCGCTTGGGGCCGAGTTTTCATGA
- a CDS encoding TIGR02300 family protein — protein sequence MAKSELGTKRICPTTGKKFYDLNKNPVISPYTGEVVPIAPVAPARMPRGAEARHAAATDTAPEPAEVEEVSLEEADAEENTGKVKAVVPESEDDIEVDETLDDDDDDDSTFIADEEEGDEDVTDIIGDVGGDEET from the coding sequence GTGGCCAAGTCCGAACTCGGAACCAAACGTATTTGCCCGACCACGGGCAAGAAGTTCTATGACCTCAACAAGAATCCGGTGATCTCGCCCTATACCGGCGAAGTCGTGCCGATCGCGCCCGTGGCGCCAGCCCGCATGCCTCGCGGCGCCGAGGCTCGTCACGCAGCAGCCACCGATACCGCGCCGGAGCCCGCCGAGGTCGAGGAGGTCTCGCTCGAGGAGGCCGATGCCGAGGAGAACACCGGCAAGGTCAAGGCCGTCGTCCCCGAATCCGAGGACGATATCGAGGTCGACGAGACCCTCGACGACGACGATGACGATGATTCGACCTTCATTGCCGACGAAGAAGAGGGCGATGAGGACGTGACCGACATCATTGGTGATGTCGGAGGTGATGAAGAGACTTGA
- a CDS encoding GIY-YIG nuclease family protein produces the protein MWYVYILRSIEFPDQEYIGATEDLKRRLPEHNAGKSAHTAKFKPWKLVWYCAFPDKMKALAFETYLKSHSGRAFSKKRLC, from the coding sequence ATGTGGTACGTCTACATCCTCCGCAGCATCGAATTTCCGGATCAGGAATACATCGGCGCCACGGAAGATCTGAAGCGCCGACTTCCGGAGCACAACGCCGGCAAGTCCGCTCACACCGCCAAGTTCAAACCGTGGAAGCTGGTCTGGTACTGCGCTTTCCCCGACAAGATGAAGGCCTTGGCGTTCGAGACTTATCTCAAGTCACACTCAGGCCGCGCTTTCTCGAAAAAGCGGCTCTGCTGA
- a CDS encoding MarR family winged helix-turn-helix transcriptional regulator has product MARKSATLDPQRLDNQICFAIYSAAHAFNRVYKPLLERLGLTYPQYLVMLVLWERDDVPVKDIGERLFLDSGTLTPLLKRLESVHLVKRTRSSEDERQVLIALTPQGHALKDKARNVPQSILAASDCSVSELVAMKDEIVALRDRLNAVIGE; this is encoded by the coding sequence ATGGCCCGGAAATCAGCGACCCTCGATCCGCAACGCCTCGACAATCAGATCTGCTTCGCGATCTATTCGGCCGCGCATGCCTTCAACCGCGTCTACAAGCCGCTGCTCGAGCGGCTCGGCCTGACCTATCCGCAATATCTCGTCATGCTGGTGCTGTGGGAGCGCGACGACGTACCGGTGAAGGACATCGGCGAAAGGCTGTTTCTGGATTCGGGCACGCTGACGCCGCTGCTGAAGCGGCTGGAGTCCGTGCATCTAGTCAAGCGCACGCGCTCGAGCGAGGACGAACGCCAGGTGCTGATCGCGCTGACGCCGCAGGGCCACGCGCTGAAAGACAAGGCGCGCAACGTGCCGCAGTCGATCCTGGCGGCCTCGGACTGCTCGGTGTCGGAGCTGGTCGCGATGAAGGACGAGATCGTGGCGTTGCGGGACCGGTTGAATGCGGTGATTGGGGAGTAG